Proteins from a genomic interval of uncultured Methanocorpusculum sp.:
- a CDS encoding SAM-dependent methyltransferase — translation MLVTFNPIGTVKIEDGRYYIELKEKFFEATLGLDEFSHIQVIWWFNLYDSEESRNYFVMDKPYTNGPEKVGVLASRSPIRPNPIAVTVSPLIALDKEKHRLELGYIDAEDGTPVLDIKPYHPSEDKVRDVVMPAWCRHWPDCIEANEGFDWSKEFNFPTE, via the coding sequence ATGTTAGTAACATTTAACCCCATCGGAACGGTAAAAATCGAAGACGGCCGGTATTACATTGAGCTGAAAGAAAAATTCTTTGAAGCGACACTGGGACTGGATGAGTTCAGCCATATTCAGGTGATATGGTGGTTCAATTTGTATGACAGCGAGGAGTCCAGAAACTACTTTGTTATGGACAAACCGTACACAAACGGCCCGGAGAAGGTGGGAGTGCTTGCCAGCAGGTCCCCGATCCGGCCAAATCCGATAGCCGTGACCGTGTCTCCTCTCATCGCTCTTGACAAAGAGAAACACCGGCTTGAACTCGGTTATATCGACGCGGAAGACGGCACGCCCGTGTTGGATATCAAACCGTATCACCCGTCCGAAGATAAAGTGAGAGATGTCGTGATGCCGGCCTGGTGCAGACACTGGCCTGACTGTATCGAAGCAAACGAAGGATTTGACTGGAGTAAGGAGTTCAATTTCCCGACCGAGTGA
- a CDS encoding DUF4332 domain-containing protein: protein MSYSIDLTGISLQSYQEILKKQNLLPSRRILLDDPEAHFQRMAEAGIGDLSALKKALSSPEKLSKFAAQTNISDDYLIILKRELGSLEQKPVPISDFPGLNRQTVLMLSENGIKTSKDVYTAFQNEVTEKSLLEISGISRNELEEVCCLSDLVRINGVGAAAARAMFEAGYKHITDIASADAEKLLGQLSAVNADGRYYHAKLGKKDMQFVIDFAVLLRDLE from the coding sequence ATGAGTTACTCGATCGATTTAACCGGGATATCCCTGCAAAGCTATCAGGAGATACTGAAAAAACAGAACCTGCTGCCGAGCCGCAGGATCCTTCTGGATGATCCTGAGGCACACTTTCAGCGGATGGCAGAAGCCGGCATCGGCGATCTGTCGGCATTGAAAAAAGCATTATCTTCTCCGGAGAAGCTTTCGAAGTTTGCAGCACAAACGAATATTTCGGACGATTACCTGATCATTTTGAAAAGAGAGCTCGGCAGCCTTGAGCAAAAACCTGTTCCTATCTCCGATTTTCCGGGACTGAACAGACAAACCGTCCTGATGTTATCGGAAAATGGGATAAAAACATCGAAAGATGTCTACACCGCGTTTCAAAACGAAGTGACCGAAAAATCACTCCTGGAAATATCAGGCATCAGCCGAAACGAGCTTGAAGAAGTATGTTGCCTGTCCGATCTGGTCAGGATCAACGGCGTGGGGGCTGCTGCCGCTAGGGCGATGTTTGAGGCAGGATACAAACACATAACGGATATCGCCTCTGCCGATGCGGAAAAACTCCTCGGGCAGCTGTCCGCCGTCAATGCAGACGGACGGTATTACCATGCCAAGCTTGGAAAAAAGGATATGCAGTTCGTGATCGACTTTGCCGTTCTTCTAAGAGATCTCGAATAG
- the twy1 gene encoding 4-demethylwyosine synthase TYW1 — translation MPRKRSPSTTPKTSLHRQGYNFIAEGASAAVKPCMWCKRALRGGESCYKHQFYGIDTWKCVQMTPTLRCNQRCLFCWRSMEHEILSETELSPEEIVAAIPKMQKKGLSGDKPYTDPARWEEATDHPTQYALSLSGEPTLYSKLPELIDLLREDPKNSVFVVSNGTMPSVIRRIKPTQLYLSLDAADESSYETICRPIGAPGTMWRNIQTSLSLLKQKEEEGVRTAVRITLVKGYNDADEEGFAKIIEEAQPLFVEVKGYMYLGYSRMRLTEMHVPDMETIRRFAAGVAQLCNYEIMDENVPSRVVCLKRKS, via the coding sequence ATGCCGAGAAAACGCTCTCCGTCCACAACCCCGAAAACGTCTCTTCACCGTCAGGGATACAACTTCATAGCCGAAGGAGCATCTGCCGCCGTCAAGCCGTGCATGTGGTGCAAACGTGCTCTTCGCGGCGGGGAATCCTGCTATAAACATCAGTTCTACGGGATCGACACCTGGAAATGCGTCCAGATGACCCCGACGCTGCGCTGTAATCAGCGGTGTCTTTTCTGCTGGCGGTCCATGGAGCACGAGATTTTGTCCGAGACGGAGCTTTCTCCGGAAGAAATCGTCGCCGCTATTCCAAAGATGCAGAAAAAAGGTTTGTCCGGAGATAAACCCTACACGGATCCGGCGAGGTGGGAGGAGGCGACGGATCACCCGACCCAGTATGCGCTCTCTTTGTCCGGCGAGCCGACCCTTTACTCGAAGTTGCCCGAACTCATCGATCTTCTCCGGGAAGATCCGAAAAACAGCGTGTTCGTTGTTTCGAACGGAACGATGCCCTCCGTGATCCGGCGAATAAAACCCACCCAACTGTATCTTTCGCTTGATGCCGCGGATGAATCCTCCTATGAAACGATCTGCCGACCGATCGGCGCTCCCGGAACCATGTGGAGGAATATCCAGACATCCCTCTCGCTTCTCAAACAAAAAGAGGAGGAGGGCGTCAGGACTGCTGTTAGGATCACCCTCGTCAAGGGGTACAATGACGCGGATGAGGAGGGTTTTGCTAAAATCATCGAAGAGGCACAGCCCCTCTTTGTTGAAGTAAAGGGATACATGTATTTGGGATACAGTCGAATGAGATTAACAGAAATGCATGTCCCCGACATGGAAACCATTCGCCGTTTCGCCGCAGGAGTTGCCCAACTCTGCAACTATGAGATTATGGATGAAAACGTGCCGAGCCGCGTTGTTTGTCTGAAGAGAAAATCATGA
- a CDS encoding TIGR00297 family protein has protein sequence MDTRIRRLIFALVVTALMLGWSYIPYLGLVVLAFAAVLYFVDKSRYFAIGVGVLAILYQTGMIPVSALIGPLMMIVWGEYLLKIFKQVSHPTILFTIGSSAALLATMLYTNEYQPLVGIIAVIVLLMLRSILKDREDGSMIGILGVAMTITLFEDLEFFVDYQTLAFAVVLCAAFGYFAYRAKTIDMSGVFTAVLFGVILITFAGVNWFFIVMLFFILGSFFTKFRYAEKEFLGVAEGKKGRRGYMNAFANAGVGVCGAVLYGITGDVIFIALFVGSIATATGDTLASEIGVTGGTPRMITTLRPVPPGTNGGVTGIGELACVFGASIICLLAFILGVAPWNVCLIGVAAGFIGTNLDSLYGALIENKGFIGNSGTNLLATLSGGILALLICLALVAAGLV, from the coding sequence ATGGATACACGAATCCGGCGTCTTATTTTCGCTCTTGTCGTTACGGCATTGATGCTCGGATGGTCGTATATCCCTTATTTGGGTCTGGTAGTTCTCGCCTTTGCGGCAGTTCTCTATTTTGTGGACAAAAGCCGGTATTTTGCGATCGGCGTGGGTGTGCTCGCAATATTATACCAGACAGGAATGATTCCCGTTTCTGCACTGATCGGACCCCTGATGATGATCGTCTGGGGAGAATACCTGCTCAAAATATTCAAACAGGTAAGTCACCCAACGATTCTCTTCACAATTGGATCGTCTGCGGCCCTACTTGCAACGATGCTCTACACAAACGAGTATCAGCCGCTAGTTGGAATCATCGCGGTGATCGTTCTTCTGATGCTTCGAAGCATCTTAAAAGACCGCGAGGACGGTTCGATGATCGGTATTCTCGGGGTCGCGATGACCATCACGCTGTTTGAGGATCTGGAGTTCTTCGTCGATTACCAGACTCTTGCCTTTGCCGTCGTCTTGTGTGCGGCGTTCGGATACTTTGCCTACCGGGCAAAGACGATCGATATGAGCGGCGTCTTTACGGCGGTGCTGTTCGGCGTGATTCTCATCACCTTTGCCGGCGTCAACTGGTTTTTTATCGTGATGTTGTTTTTTATTCTCGGATCGTTCTTCACCAAGTTCCGGTATGCTGAAAAGGAATTTTTAGGTGTGGCTGAGGGAAAAAAAGGCCGGAGGGGATACATGAATGCCTTCGCGAATGCGGGCGTCGGAGTCTGCGGAGCCGTGCTTTACGGGATAACCGGTGATGTTATATTCATCGCCCTGTTCGTTGGTTCCATTGCCACGGCGACCGGTGATACGCTGGCAAGCGAGATCGGCGTGACGGGGGGCACTCCGCGAATGATCACGACTCTTCGTCCGGTCCCGCCAGGGACGAACGGCGGAGTTACCGGGATCGGCGAACTCGCCTGCGTGTTTGGGGCGTCCATAATATGTCTCCTTGCATTCATCCTCGGCGTGGCTCCATGGAATGTCTGCCTGATCGGCGTTGCGGCAGGATTCATCGGTACGAATCTTGACAGTCTTTACGGTGCTCTGATCGAAAACAAGGGTTTTATTGGGAATTCGGGGACCAATCTCCTCGCCACGCTTTCAGGCGGGATCTTGGCCCTTCTTATCTGTCTGGCGCTGGTTGCGGCCGGCCTCGTCTGA
- a CDS encoding DUF362 domain-containing protein, producing MEDVYIARAGAQSQDRNTENKIKALCMAAGLENMVTQGDLTAVKVHFGELGNDAFVSPIHVASVVKEIEKIGAKPFLTDTNTLYLGGRRNSVDHTKTAALHGFCYPVFDCPVIIADGLRGQSFTSVDVYGKHFDSVKIASEIVSADSMVVVSHFKGHEAAGFGGALKNLGMGCASNEGKREQHTTCPMILEDVCVTCGACMNACPEFCINISGKAVSIDLEHCIGCLMCMNTCPEHAIDLDWKDDGVVFVERMIEYASGAVGNKTGKAFYINFLTNITPHCDCTPWNDIPFVPDIGILASTDPVALDKACFDLVNGEEGVFGSLLPDHHQPGEEKFTRVWPGTNPELQISYAEEMGLGRGEYRLVEI from the coding sequence ATGGAAGACGTCTATATCGCCCGGGCCGGAGCGCAGTCCCAGGATAGGAACACAGAAAACAAAATCAAGGCACTTTGTATGGCGGCAGGCCTTGAAAATATGGTGACCCAGGGAGATCTGACCGCGGTCAAGGTCCACTTCGGCGAACTCGGAAACGACGCGTTCGTAAGTCCGATCCATGTTGCTTCGGTCGTGAAAGAGATCGAGAAGATCGGTGCTAAACCTTTTCTTACCGATACCAATACTCTCTACCTTGGCGGCAGGAGAAACTCCGTCGATCATACAAAAACTGCGGCGCTGCACGGATTCTGCTATCCGGTTTTCGACTGCCCAGTGATCATCGCCGACGGACTTCGCGGGCAGAGTTTCACTTCCGTAGACGTGTACGGAAAACATTTCGATTCGGTAAAGATCGCTTCCGAAATCGTCTCAGCAGACAGTATGGTCGTCGTTTCCCACTTCAAAGGACATGAGGCCGCAGGATTCGGGGGAGCCTTGAAAAATCTCGGAATGGGCTGTGCGTCAAATGAGGGTAAACGCGAGCAGCACACGACCTGTCCAATGATTCTGGAGGATGTCTGCGTGACCTGCGGAGCCTGTATGAATGCCTGTCCAGAGTTCTGCATCAACATTTCCGGTAAAGCGGTCTCGATCGATCTTGAACACTGTATCGGTTGTCTGATGTGCATGAACACCTGCCCGGAACATGCGATCGATCTCGACTGGAAGGATGACGGGGTCGTGTTCGTCGAACGAATGATCGAGTATGCGTCCGGGGCGGTCGGCAATAAAACCGGGAAGGCCTTTTACATCAACTTCTTAACCAACATCACACCGCACTGTGATTGTACGCCGTGGAACGACATCCCGTTCGTTCCCGATATCGGCATTCTTGCCTCGACCGATCCGGTCGCGCTGGACAAGGCCTGTTTTGATCTTGTGAATGGCGAAGAGGGTGTCTTCGGCAGCCTTCTGCCGGATCACCATCAGCCCGGTGAGGAGAAATTTACCCGTGTATGGCCGGGAACCAACCCGGAACTGCAGATATCGTATGCCGAAGAGATGGGACTTGGACGAGGCGAGTATCGTCTGGTCGAGATCTAA
- the sepS gene encoding O-phosphoserine--tRNA ligase, with translation MKFDIEEFKERRKTDFEGAWHAGPSVITPPESAKIYPRYAYRRAKVHPIFDTITRLRAAYMSMGFDEAMVPVFIDEQDVYRQFGPEAAAVLDRVYYVGGLPRPNVGISRERLDAIAGIIEKPLAEGTEEKLMKCLHAYKKGKFDGDYLTHEMSVALDVDDGVVVHILDTVFPEFKELAPESSRTTLRSHMTSGWFISLSQMWDKKPMPIRMFSVDRCFRREQEEDATHLRTYHSASCIVAGEDVTVEEGKAVAEGLLSAFGFTEFRFQPDEKRSKYYMPETQTEVYGKHPVHGWVEVATFGIYSPAALAEYGVGVPVMNLGMGVERLAMVLTQAEDVRKLSFAQLYPPVYSDTELTKGIGLKEEPQTAEGRRAVHAVMETAAAHANECSPCAFPAWKGELYGHQIEISVVEPEENTSLLGPAALNEVYVRKGAVLGVPDTEKFADIKSEGVPVGISFLYSTANLALAHIEEAARVGEGTSVQVKMSKHPSDVNLKIEEYVMRYVTDNKKKLDLRGPVFMTITSKIL, from the coding sequence ATGAAATTCGATATTGAGGAATTCAAGGAACGCAGAAAAACCGATTTCGAGGGTGCCTGGCATGCCGGACCATCGGTCATAACCCCGCCGGAATCAGCAAAAATCTATCCGCGTTATGCGTATCGCCGAGCAAAAGTCCACCCGATCTTCGACACGATCACCCGTCTTCGGGCCGCCTATATGTCGATGGGCTTTGACGAAGCAATGGTCCCGGTGTTCATCGACGAACAGGATGTCTACCGTCAGTTCGGTCCGGAAGCCGCCGCGGTTTTGGACCGTGTCTACTATGTGGGCGGCCTTCCCCGTCCGAATGTAGGAATCTCCCGTGAACGGCTGGACGCGATCGCCGGAATCATCGAAAAGCCCCTCGCCGAAGGAACGGAAGAGAAGCTGATGAAGTGTCTGCATGCCTACAAGAAAGGCAAATTCGACGGTGACTATCTCACGCACGAGATGTCTGTCGCTTTGGACGTGGACGACGGTGTGGTCGTTCACATTCTCGACACAGTCTTCCCCGAGTTCAAGGAACTCGCCCCAGAGTCTTCCAGAACCACGCTTCGTTCCCATATGACGAGCGGCTGGTTCATCTCCCTTTCCCAGATGTGGGACAAAAAGCCGATGCCGATTCGCATGTTCTCGGTCGACCGGTGTTTCCGCCGCGAACAGGAGGAGGATGCGACCCATCTTCGAACCTATCACTCGGCATCCTGTATCGTTGCCGGAGAGGATGTGACGGTTGAAGAAGGAAAGGCGGTCGCCGAAGGTCTTCTCTCTGCTTTCGGATTTACCGAGTTTAGATTCCAGCCGGATGAGAAACGCTCGAAGTACTACATGCCGGAGACCCAGACCGAAGTGTATGGAAAACACCCGGTCCACGGATGGGTCGAGGTCGCAACCTTTGGAATCTACTCTCCGGCAGCTCTCGCGGAGTACGGCGTCGGCGTTCCGGTCATGAATCTCGGTATGGGCGTCGAGAGGCTTGCGATGGTTTTAACCCAGGCTGAGGATGTACGAAAACTCTCGTTCGCTCAGTTGTATCCCCCGGTGTATTCGGATACGGAACTGACGAAAGGCATCGGTCTTAAAGAAGAGCCGCAGACGGCAGAGGGCCGCCGGGCCGTGCATGCCGTAATGGAGACGGCTGCCGCCCATGCAAATGAATGCTCGCCGTGTGCATTCCCTGCATGGAAAGGTGAGCTCTACGGTCATCAGATCGAGATTTCCGTCGTGGAGCCCGAGGAGAACACGAGTCTTCTCGGTCCTGCCGCTTTGAATGAGGTATATGTCAGAAAAGGAGCTGTTCTCGGCGTTCCGGATACTGAAAAGTTCGCCGACATCAAATCCGAAGGGGTTCCGGTTGGGATTTCTTTCCTTTACTCGACGGCAAATCTGGCACTCGCCCACATCGAGGAGGCGGCAAGAGTCGGCGAAGGGACAAGCGTTCAGGTAAAAATGTCGAAGCATCCAAGCGACGTGAATCTGAAAATCGAGGAGTATGTCATGCGGTATGTCACCGACAATAAAAAGAAACTCGATCTCCGCGGCCCGGTCTTTATGACGATCACCTCAAAGATCCTGTAA
- a CDS encoding formylmethanofuran dehydrogenase subunit B — protein sequence MKLMMSSGRTAEQGAQLYYKDGAKYSIETSYCFLQPMDAMEIGVEEGEHVLIASEAGKTVFSVRESPETPAGVVFIPCGPFANFILHSKTHSTGAPDFKGIPVEVEPTDLPLSTAWDLMEELGGLRYEVPPGIVLPGVEKGEKIIKNTACPLCGCLCDDIELHVKDGVITEVINGCGLSAGKFCANGRMITPIERDGNVWRETDFDSAVRKAAEMFVHSKRPLFYGWSGTSTEAMHIGLEIAEEVGGVMDNCSSECHGPTIMAVQEVGHPGCTLGQIKNRADVIVYWGCNPIAAHPRHESRYSTYATGAYRKEGRGDRTVIVVDIRETDTAKLADIFVQVKPGGDFALFNALRAVVRGERDVIPDTVAGVEKNVILKIADVLLSAKFGAFFTGIGLTQSRGKYKNVRAGIELVDELNRHTKYTLTPLRGHWNVNGTNQMFSLVAGYPYAVDYSRGIVHYNPGETSGVDILAKKETDAVLIIGTDLGAHFPRETVRHLAHINTVVIDPFISLSTAVAKLHIPVASVGIDAEGTAYRLDGVPIHVKKAFHSDMPSDEVILGKILEEVRRIKAEESV from the coding sequence ATGAAATTGATGATGAGCAGCGGGCGCACAGCAGAACAGGGTGCGCAGCTGTATTATAAGGACGGAGCAAAATATTCGATAGAAACGTCCTACTGCTTTTTACAGCCGATGGATGCTATGGAGATCGGTGTCGAAGAGGGGGAACATGTTCTCATTGCAAGCGAGGCCGGGAAAACGGTCTTTTCCGTACGGGAATCTCCGGAAACGCCGGCAGGCGTCGTCTTCATCCCCTGCGGACCATTCGCTAATTTTATCCTGCATTCAAAGACCCATTCAACCGGGGCTCCGGACTTCAAAGGAATCCCGGTCGAGGTCGAGCCGACCGATCTGCCCCTCTCAACCGCATGGGATCTGATGGAGGAACTGGGAGGACTCCGCTATGAAGTTCCGCCGGGCATCGTTCTGCCGGGTGTTGAAAAAGGCGAAAAAATCATCAAAAATACAGCGTGTCCTCTCTGCGGATGTCTCTGCGATGATATCGAACTCCATGTAAAGGACGGAGTCATAACAGAAGTTATCAACGGATGCGGACTGTCTGCAGGAAAATTTTGCGCAAACGGCAGAATGATCACGCCGATCGAACGGGATGGAAATGTCTGGCGGGAGACGGATTTTGATTCGGCAGTCAGAAAAGCCGCTGAAATGTTTGTGCATTCAAAACGTCCGCTGTTTTACGGCTGGTCGGGCACCTCGACCGAGGCGATGCATATAGGTCTCGAGATCGCCGAAGAGGTCGGAGGCGTCATGGATAACTGTTCATCAGAATGCCACGGTCCGACCATTATGGCGGTCCAGGAAGTAGGACATCCCGGCTGCACGCTTGGTCAAATCAAAAATCGTGCGGATGTTATCGTATATTGGGGCTGTAATCCGATCGCGGCCCATCCCCGTCACGAGTCCAGATACTCGACGTATGCAACAGGCGCATACCGTAAAGAGGGAAGGGGTGACCGGACCGTGATCGTGGTCGACATTCGAGAAACCGACACGGCCAAACTTGCAGATATTTTCGTACAGGTAAAGCCCGGAGGAGACTTTGCGCTCTTCAATGCTCTGCGGGCAGTCGTCCGCGGAGAACGCGACGTGATTCCAGACACGGTGGCCGGAGTCGAGAAGAATGTTATCCTCAAAATAGCGGATGTTTTGCTTTCCGCAAAATTCGGTGCGTTTTTCACGGGAATCGGTCTCACCCAGTCACGGGGAAAATACAAAAACGTCCGGGCAGGTATCGAACTGGTCGATGAACTCAACCGGCACACGAAGTACACATTAACACCTCTTAGGGGTCACTGGAATGTCAATGGAACAAACCAGATGTTTTCTTTGGTCGCAGGCTATCCCTATGCCGTTGATTATTCGCGGGGGATCGTGCATTACAATCCGGGAGAAACAAGCGGAGTTGATATTCTCGCCAAAAAAGAGACCGACGCGGTATTGATTATTGGCACGGATCTTGGAGCACACTTCCCGCGGGAAACAGTCCGGCATCTCGCACATATCAACACCGTTGTGATCGATCCGTTCATCTCCCTTTCGACCGCAGTTGCAAAACTCCATATCCCCGTTGCCTCGGTTGGAATCGATGCGGAGGGAACGGCCTACCGTCTCGACGGGGTCCCGATCCATGTAAAAAAGGCATTCCACTCCGATATGCCGTCGGATGAAGTCATCCTCGGAAAAATTCTCGAGGAAGTCAGAAGAATAAAAGCTGAAGAATCTGTATAA
- the dapA gene encoding 4-hydroxy-tetrahydrodipicolinate synthase: MFEGVIPALITPFNDDASQSLDIDGLRNCIEYVIRGGVHGLLACGSTGESATMTHAEHIRVIEETVSATSNRIPAIAGTGSNNTEEALLMTRAAKMSGADGVLLISPYYNKPNRSGLLKHYRKVADIGLPVIVYNIPGRTGQNLPADLIIEMVETIPNLVAVKEASGNLDQMMAIIQGTQDLDRDYPFILTSGDDSLTLPVLSVGGHGCISVTANIEPKRMVEMYDLFRRSDVKVAMKKHYELMDLSKALFMEVNPVPVKRAAEIRGLIASGNVRLPLDSLGEQNTAVLREVLSRYE, from the coding sequence ATGTTTGAAGGTGTAATCCCTGCACTCATCACACCGTTCAATGACGACGCATCCCAGTCGCTCGATATTGACGGTCTGAGAAACTGCATAGAGTATGTCATACGTGGAGGCGTTCACGGACTGCTCGCATGCGGTTCAACCGGAGAATCGGCAACAATGACACATGCCGAGCATATTCGTGTCATTGAGGAAACCGTTTCCGCCACAAGCAACCGTATTCCCGCCATCGCCGGAACCGGTTCGAACAATACGGAAGAAGCTCTTCTGATGACCCGTGCTGCAAAGATGTCCGGAGCTGACGGTGTACTTCTGATCAGCCCGTATTACAACAAGCCGAACAGATCCGGCCTTTTGAAGCACTACAGAAAGGTCGCCGACATCGGCCTTCCGGTGATCGTGTACAACATCCCGGGACGTACCGGTCAGAACCTGCCTGCCGATCTGATCATCGAAATGGTCGAAACCATTCCGAATCTGGTCGCAGTAAAGGAAGCCAGTGGAAATCTCGACCAGATGATGGCGATCATCCAGGGAACCCAGGATCTCGACCGCGATTATCCGTTCATCCTTACTTCCGGCGATGACTCGCTGACTCTTCCAGTCCTTTCGGTCGGCGGCCACGGCTGTATTTCCGTTACGGCAAACATCGAGCCAAAGCGCATGGTCGAGATGTACGATCTGTTCAGAAGATCCGATGTCAAGGTGGCGATGAAGAAGCATTACGAACTTATGGATCTGTCCAAGGCTCTCTTCATGGAAGTGAACCCGGTGCCGGTTAAGCGTGCCGCAGAGATCCGCGGTCTGATCGCGTCCGGAAATGTCAGACTCCCCTTAGACTCGCTTGGCGAGCAGAACACAGCCGTACTTCGCGAGGTGCTTTCCCGGTATGAGTAA
- a CDS encoding FumA C-terminus/TtdB family hydratase beta subunit, which produces MIRLTTPLGDEVLDLRAGDRVLLSGTIYTARDEAHQKIREEGFPFDPKGAVIYHCGPVIDEEKNTVVAAGPTTSARMNNLTMFMLDAGIRGLIGKGGMSETVREELRGRAVYFAFTGGCAALAASCMELAGCHYSELGMAEGIWEIKLTDLPVVVGIDAHGGDLFVR; this is translated from the coding sequence ATGATCCGGCTGACAACTCCCCTCGGCGATGAAGTGCTCGATCTCCGTGCAGGTGACCGGGTCCTTCTTTCAGGAACAATCTACACTGCACGCGACGAAGCCCACCAGAAAATACGCGAAGAGGGTTTTCCGTTTGATCCGAAAGGGGCGGTGATCTATCACTGCGGCCCGGTCATTGACGAAGAGAAGAATACAGTCGTGGCCGCCGGCCCGACAACATCTGCCCGGATGAATAATCTCACAATGTTCATGCTTGATGCAGGTATTCGCGGCCTGATCGGAAAAGGCGGAATGTCGGAAACGGTTCGTGAAGAACTTCGCGGAAGGGCTGTCTATTTTGCTTTCACGGGAGGGTGCGCCGCTCTCGCCGCTTCATGCATGGAACTTGCCGGCTGTCATTATTCTGAACTTGGAATGGCCGAAGGAATCTGGGAGATCAAACTCACCGACCTGCCTGTCGTTGTAGGTATAGATGCCCATGGCGGCGATCTTTTCGTAAGATAA
- a CDS encoding fumarate hydratase — MDPLYNRLASAVEEAIHQAETILPPDVEEALHTAYNKETNPTARGEFENIFANLQVAREKDVPICQDTGILVIYLTIPESVPLSTKLYDAVSEGIRRATKSVPLRPNAVDPLSRKNSGDNTGAGIPAVHILPGDTLRVTVFPKGAGSENMSQIRMMLPSEIKKIPEFVTSVVKDAGSRPCPPIVVGVGIGGTFDSATSFAKEALLAPINSMTSFEQEICDSINELGIGVMGLGGDTTCLAVKVKEGACHTASLPVAVNIQCWCSRRGVVEVEL, encoded by the coding sequence ATGGACCCCCTCTACAACCGTCTTGCATCCGCCGTGGAAGAGGCAATTCACCAGGCCGAGACGATTCTTCCGCCAGATGTGGAGGAAGCACTGCATACCGCATACAATAAAGAAACCAACCCAACCGCCCGCGGAGAGTTTGAAAATATCTTTGCAAATCTCCAGGTCGCCCGTGAGAAAGATGTCCCCATCTGTCAGGACACCGGGATTCTCGTCATCTACCTGACCATCCCTGAGTCGGTACCTCTATCGACAAAACTCTATGACGCCGTAAGCGAAGGCATCCGCCGGGCAACAAAATCCGTTCCGCTCCGACCAAACGCGGTCGATCCCCTCTCCAGGAAAAATTCGGGAGACAACACCGGGGCAGGAATTCCGGCAGTACATATTCTCCCGGGAGATACTCTCCGTGTCACCGTATTTCCCAAAGGAGCCGGATCGGAAAACATGTCCCAGATCAGGATGATGCTCCCCTCCGAAATCAAAAAAATCCCGGAGTTCGTGACGTCTGTCGTTAAAGATGCGGGTTCCCGTCCGTGCCCGCCGATTGTTGTGGGGGTCGGGATCGGCGGGACCTTCGACTCGGCCACATCGTTTGCAAAAGAGGCCCTTCTCGCGCCGATAAACAGCATGACCTCTTTTGAGCAGGAGATATGCGATTCGATCAATGAACTCGGCATCGGCGTGATGGGACTTGGTGGCGACACGACCTGTCTTGCCGTCAAGGTAAAAGAAGGGGCATGTCACACGGCTTCTCTTCCGGTCGCCGTCAATATTCAGTGCTGGTGTTCCCGCCGCGGCGTCGTAGAGGTGGAGTTATGA
- the mobB gene encoding molybdopterin-guanine dinucleotide biosynthesis protein B gives MRVINIIGHSNSGKTTLVTKLVPLLAEVGTVCTIKHMGHHIWELPPGKDTTVHYEAGATCGAGIDAEKTVLTMRGTDVYLVLDFYAWMGYDYAVVEGFKEEGFSCAVLGDLAADNCILTDPTVDELFAARDLFDEYVPKR, from the coding sequence ATGCGGGTCATCAATATCATAGGTCATTCGAATTCTGGAAAAACCACCCTCGTTACAAAACTTGTTCCGCTTCTTGCGGAAGTTGGGACGGTATGCACCATAAAACACATGGGTCATCATATCTGGGAACTACCCCCGGGAAAAGATACGACCGTTCATTATGAAGCAGGTGCGACCTGCGGGGCCGGGATCGATGCAGAAAAAACCGTGCTGACCATGCGGGGTACCGACGTCTATCTTGTCCTTGATTTTTATGCATGGATGGGGTATGATTATGCCGTTGTTGAAGGGTTCAAGGAAGAGGGTTTCTCCTGTGCAGTTCTCGGGGATCTGGCTGCAGATAACTGTATTTTAACCGATCCGACCGTAGACGAACTTTTTGCGGCACGCGATCTGTTCGATGAATACGTGCCTAAACGTTAA